TGAGACGACCGACCCGGCAGACTAGGTCAGATCGCCGGAACCCACACTCCGTCTTCTGTTCACATAGCACTTGAATCAACCTATTTTCCCAGTATTAGCAGGTGACACCAGTAATAATGTATGAAGGCGAAAAGGTGAAAAACAAATGGGATATATCAATGGTGTGATCAGACTGTTGAGCTTGATAGTTTGGTTGAGTCAACATGAAGATTCAGTTGGCCGTTCTTAATGGATAGAAGATGTGTCATCATGTCAAGAGATACATAGAGAAAGAGACAGACATAGAGGATCATCGATACATACCATCGGAAGCACAGTCGTATAGCGCTGGAGGCGAGGCGAGCAATCGCCCATCGGCCTTGCTTTTTGGGTGAGTGTTAAAAGAGAGTCTGGAAAATTTCTTCAATGCCCGTCGAAACTTTTATCAGGTGCTTTGAATTTCCTTACATAATCAGCAGGTCCCACTTAACAGCTCCCATGGCCTAAACTCTGCCTGTGATGACCCGCCGTTGTTACCTTAGGTACTTGGAGTGCTTTACCGTGCGACCAATGCGACCGTAAACTTGCGCGGATGACCCCACCATCAGGTTGGGCCAACCCCTCGATACGCCCGATCGAGCACCTTCGATCAACAACACCTTGGACGTCAACAACTCAAAATTGAGGAATTTTAGCCTACAGGGGAAAACAACCGCCTCACACAGAGCCAACACTGCTTTTGTTCTTGATTTTCTAGGCATAGGAATCAGCTTTCAAAACTTTCAAGATGACGAGTAAGTTTTTGCTCCTAGCTGATAGATTTTCCCCCCAGTCTTGGAGCCCCCCCGGCGCATGCATGACGTTGGATCGGGGTTTGTGTGCCAATGAATCACTAacaaaggttttttttttcctcaatCGCAGCTCCCCAGGCTGTTGCGAGTAGGTGAACGCAAGGGATTGCATCCACCCATCCAAATcgacgaagaagaaaaaaaaacccctcacGACGTCGATATACTTGCCACAGCGCACCGACTAACGGAATCCACGATGGTCACCAGCGGAATTCGTCCAGTTCTACTATAGCGAGTTTGACAAGGGAAGGGAGGCTCGCGCCGCATGGTCGAACCTCGTCTACGTACGCGCCCATTTTCTTGTCGTGGTTGGATGCGGAGAGGGAAGAAGAGGATATCGATAGGGGAAAATGCTAACATTGAGGTGCACTACATGGTAGACTGACCAATCCGTCCTGACCTTCGAGTCGACCGAGCACCGAGGAAAGACTGCCATCGCAGAGAAGCTGTCGGTAGGTTAAACATGCCACTATGGATTCTTGGGGCGCGCAATAGTAGAGCTGATGGGATGGATTTGTTTGCGGCACAGGGCTTGCCTTTCGAGGTTGTGAAGCACCAGGTCTCAACACTTGATGTTCAGACTACGGTTCACGATGGTATCATTATCTTGGTCACCGGTCAGCTGTTGGTAAGTATAGTTCCGAGGTCAAAGAGGCCGAACTAGCGGGCCTTCTTCATTAACAATCAGAAAGACTACAAGCTAACAACCATTTGCAGGTCGATGAGGAGCAGCGGCCCATGAACTTCAGCCAGGTATTCCAGCTTCTCAAGGCTGATGATAGGTGGTATGCACTCAACGACGTGTTCAAGCTGGTGCTGGGTTGAGTTTTTTCCAAGCCTGAAAGTCCACTCGGATTGCCAAGGGCTTCTTTTCCGCAGTATGGAGGAAGACTCGGCGTAAAGATtggaagtgggggtccgatAATGTTTGTGTATTCGACCAGAGATTGGAAGGCCGGCAGTTACTCGTAGTTGGTACACCGTAGCGGGAACTACGTCGCGAC
The Pyricularia oryzae 70-15 chromosome 1, whole genome shotgun sequence DNA segment above includes these coding regions:
- a CDS encoding nuclear transport factor 2, which encodes MTTPQAVATEFVQFYYSEFDKGREARAAWSNLVYTDQSVLTFESTEHRGKTAIAEKLSGLPFEVVKHQVSTLDVQTTVHDGIIILVTGQLLVDEEQRPMNFSQVFQLLKADDRWYALNDVFKLVLG